The following proteins come from a genomic window of Gimesia chilikensis:
- a CDS encoding AAA domain-containing protein → MGDLLYMLFILIVLMVRLVLVPLICAVSFLVAILVKMLYFVWTRGRTKIVFLWIPQWRRRQFQEVFDASMKAVDQGKQAAELLPEVFASDSRSWWAILRRNRYRCPETGEPLCPTTKNPNFWLQFMLLVRGASWMVFDQDYFPEGSRAVLKITDRDELGKQGIVSIGELCGVRCELRESNAAGLLVPTMNVGDSVLVEVVEFRGRTCVVSLVDRSCSPLIDRVTTQTSRREFMVIASPWIYMELGLVEAFGTQVLRVEEIRLPSLSYMPRAQQKLHRLVIRNGRQHDAKDFMLIGLDSPAAPTCGPVPDGYPTYPEWQSPREFTVLAAISSLFATFRVLWRNRKTHQKLFKQLREQEAAVEGGNLVRFATLEDYNKNYPQYFWSFKHNETRLQHTGASSGSVTHLQASQKKFVNKNEEYYRWLNTWSKKEPTQFQNLAKVWWRKRTKPQKTKLLFNRFRSYLLGHLTSAQLDHHFGQLDDYLAIQELVTQETAEEEKLLNLAVENTGYDGVVVAKCTGKRDWEAGDSVVLYNSVQVSVAGAVVAQADQRKLWMNLVWGDARQAKHLMRTSDDISVRTQREALTQVRTDASINNYVSGNLQSCGGWLNFLGSFRKKPLTLHNKHIENNASALTALQRSMSESSRVAMVQGPPGTGKTTFIVELVLQLILKEHKKVLLVSQGNLAVDEALERISIATDRVLAVRIGNFSKISDSVKKLHYDSRDMESKVRLRQRLAAKGISTILRPWDYGGLFGLVKNEMMAREAAAAEQKEWDSLASHVDLVCATCVGIGTGRAMPFGDLTYDVVILDEASRATQTEAMIPLRLGRRWVLVGDHKQLPPTMFPDLKEHLMKAGVNPLHGSISLFELLQGVEIKEPNFENIFKVHSSNRAILSTQYRMHPTIARLVSDVFYDDPELIQSGGDALHRGLPFAPFDSPICVVDTRDWPRQRKPKLMEIPLNQEIRGEQRKTSRSLCNPLEVALVVEILQRLAEASKQANHKILERQKEKGQKKSVKISFAIITPYSNQVFQIREAIGHIRDWGLLHLESDSVATVDSYQGKERDIVIFSCVRTSRSGKANLTFLEDLRRLNVAFSRARHKLILIGDSATLQNADRSIMNKNGKKVFERFLDTTFNDGNIQHVWSEPAEMDKAYGRDQHNTS, encoded by the coding sequence ATGGGCGATTTACTCTACATGCTGTTTATATTGATCGTGCTCATGGTACGTCTCGTACTGGTGCCGCTCATTTGCGCAGTGTCCTTTCTAGTCGCGATTTTAGTGAAAATGCTCTACTTCGTCTGGACTCGTGGTCGGACTAAGATTGTATTCTTATGGATTCCGCAATGGCGAAGACGTCAATTCCAGGAAGTCTTTGATGCTTCCATGAAGGCAGTGGATCAAGGCAAGCAAGCAGCGGAGCTATTACCTGAGGTGTTCGCTAGTGACTCTCGTTCTTGGTGGGCTATCCTTCGACGCAACCGATACCGCTGTCCTGAAACTGGCGAGCCACTGTGTCCGACGACCAAGAACCCAAATTTCTGGCTCCAATTCATGTTGCTGGTACGCGGCGCGTCGTGGATGGTATTTGACCAAGACTACTTTCCTGAAGGGAGTCGGGCGGTCCTTAAGATTACCGATCGCGATGAACTAGGAAAACAAGGTATTGTTTCGATCGGCGAGTTGTGTGGAGTTAGGTGCGAACTTCGCGAATCCAACGCCGCAGGGTTACTTGTTCCTACCATGAATGTTGGTGATTCTGTGTTGGTCGAAGTAGTGGAGTTTCGAGGACGTACCTGCGTCGTTTCGCTGGTCGACCGTTCTTGTTCGCCATTAATCGACAGGGTGACGACTCAAACATCTAGACGTGAATTCATGGTGATTGCGTCCCCATGGATCTACATGGAGCTGGGATTGGTTGAGGCATTTGGAACTCAAGTACTTCGAGTTGAAGAAATTCGTTTGCCCAGCCTGTCATACATGCCACGGGCACAACAAAAACTTCACCGCCTGGTCATCCGAAATGGTAGGCAGCACGACGCGAAAGACTTCATGTTAATCGGCCTGGACTCACCAGCGGCGCCAACCTGTGGCCCGGTGCCAGATGGCTATCCAACCTATCCAGAGTGGCAGTCACCGCGAGAATTTACAGTCTTGGCAGCAATTTCATCTTTGTTCGCAACTTTCCGTGTTCTTTGGAGAAATAGAAAAACCCACCAAAAGTTGTTCAAACAACTTCGTGAGCAAGAAGCCGCAGTCGAAGGGGGGAATTTGGTTCGGTTTGCAACCTTAGAAGATTATAACAAGAACTATCCACAATATTTTTGGTCGTTTAAGCATAACGAAACAAGATTACAGCACACTGGAGCATCATCAGGTTCGGTCACCCATCTTCAGGCCAGCCAGAAAAAGTTTGTTAACAAAAACGAGGAGTATTACCGCTGGCTCAATACCTGGTCCAAAAAAGAGCCGACGCAGTTCCAAAATCTGGCTAAGGTTTGGTGGCGCAAACGTACTAAGCCACAAAAAACAAAACTACTTTTTAATCGTTTTCGATCCTATCTTCTTGGGCATCTGACGTCCGCGCAGCTAGATCACCACTTCGGGCAATTGGATGATTACCTTGCTATTCAAGAGTTGGTCACACAGGAAACAGCCGAGGAAGAAAAGTTACTCAACCTCGCTGTTGAAAACACAGGGTATGATGGAGTAGTTGTTGCAAAGTGCACAGGGAAGCGTGACTGGGAAGCAGGCGATTCGGTCGTACTTTATAACTCAGTGCAGGTTTCTGTAGCTGGCGCGGTCGTAGCTCAAGCAGACCAGCGAAAGCTTTGGATGAACCTCGTGTGGGGAGATGCACGACAAGCAAAACATCTTATGAGGACATCGGACGACATTTCGGTACGCACTCAGAGGGAAGCGTTGACCCAGGTTCGCACTGACGCATCTATTAATAACTACGTGAGTGGTAACCTGCAATCCTGTGGCGGATGGCTGAATTTTCTTGGAAGTTTCCGTAAGAAGCCGCTCACTCTGCACAATAAGCATATCGAAAATAATGCATCTGCTTTAACTGCGTTGCAGCGAAGTATGAGTGAGTCTAGCCGCGTTGCTATGGTCCAGGGGCCACCTGGCACTGGCAAGACGACGTTCATCGTCGAACTTGTTCTACAACTTATATTGAAAGAGCACAAAAAAGTACTACTCGTTTCGCAAGGGAATCTTGCAGTAGACGAAGCGCTGGAACGAATCTCAATCGCCACAGATCGAGTCTTAGCCGTTCGTATTGGCAACTTTAGCAAGATCTCAGATTCGGTCAAAAAACTCCATTATGACTCGCGAGATATGGAATCTAAGGTCAGACTGAGGCAGCGACTGGCTGCAAAAGGGATATCCACAATCCTTCGCCCCTGGGATTATGGTGGATTATTTGGCTTGGTCAAGAACGAAATGATGGCACGGGAAGCAGCGGCTGCCGAGCAAAAAGAATGGGACAGCCTTGCTTCGCATGTCGACTTGGTTTGTGCTACTTGTGTCGGAATCGGCACTGGTCGGGCAATGCCTTTCGGCGACCTTACCTACGACGTTGTTATCTTAGACGAAGCGAGTCGTGCAACACAAACTGAAGCAATGATCCCACTTAGGCTCGGCAGACGCTGGGTCTTGGTAGGAGATCATAAGCAGTTGCCGCCGACAATGTTCCCCGACTTGAAAGAGCACCTGATGAAAGCTGGTGTGAATCCCCTACATGGATCAATCAGCCTGTTTGAATTGTTACAGGGAGTTGAAATCAAAGAACCCAATTTTGAAAATATATTTAAGGTTCATTCAAGTAATCGAGCCATTCTGTCTACTCAGTATCGGATGCACCCTACGATCGCGCGTCTAGTGAGTGACGTGTTTTACGACGATCCAGAGCTCATCCAGTCCGGCGGCGACGCACTCCATCGCGGATTACCCTTCGCTCCTTTCGATTCACCTATTTGCGTGGTTGACACTCGAGACTGGCCACGTCAGAGAAAGCCCAAACTGATGGAGATACCATTAAACCAAGAAATCCGTGGCGAGCAGAGAAAAACAAGTCGCAGTCTCTGCAATCCACTTGAGGTCGCGTTGGTAGTCGAAATACTTCAGCGGCTTGCCGAAGCGTCCAAGCAAGCCAATCACAAAATTCTAGAGCGTCAAAAAGAAAAGGGGCAAAAAAAATCAGTTAAAATCTCCTTCGCGATCATTACTCCCTATAGCAATCAAGTATTTCAGATTCGGGAGGCAATCGGTCACATTCGTGATTGGGGGCTTCTGCATCTTGAATCCGACTCTGTTGCGACGGTTGATTCATACCAAGGAAAGGAGCGGGACATTGTTATCTTCTCCTGTGTGCGAACGTCAAGAAGTGGAAAAGCAAATCTAACATTCCTAGAAGATCTACGTAGATTGAACGTTGCATTCTCACGAGCAAGGCATAAGCTGATCTTGATTGGTGATAGTGCTACTTTGCAGAATGCGGATCGCAGTATCATGAACAAAAATGGGAAGAAGGTCTTCGAGCGATTCCTTGACACAACATTCAACGACGGAAACATTCAACATGTATGGTCAGAACCTGCTGAAATGGATAAAGCGTATGGCCGTGACCAACATAACACGAGTTAA
- a CDS encoding ThiF family adenylyltransferase, which yields MNLVSDRFVRQSDLVPMEKLKRLPVTVIGVGAIGRQVALQLASLGAQRLQLIDFDQVEPTNITTQGYQAPDLGQYKVEATTRALRDIDASLEVEQTIDRFRPGRETGEAVFICVDSISSRTAIWRSLRHQCAFWCDGRIRGEVLRILTAVDSKSREHYDSTLFSQGEAQTGACTSRSTIYTASIAAGMMLHQFTRWLRNISTDDDMTLNLLAGETILDG from the coding sequence ATGAATCTTGTATCTGATCGTTTTGTCCGCCAGTCAGACCTGGTGCCGATGGAGAAACTCAAACGATTGCCTGTCACGGTAATAGGAGTAGGGGCTATTGGGCGACAGGTGGCTCTGCAGCTGGCAAGCCTGGGAGCACAGCGGTTGCAGCTGATCGACTTCGACCAGGTTGAGCCGACCAACATCACCACCCAGGGCTATCAGGCACCGGACCTGGGGCAGTACAAAGTGGAAGCCACAACGCGGGCATTACGGGATATAGATGCCAGTCTGGAAGTAGAGCAGACAATCGATCGTTTCCGTCCAGGGAGGGAGACAGGAGAAGCAGTATTTATTTGTGTGGATTCGATCAGTAGTCGAACCGCAATCTGGCGATCGTTGCGACATCAGTGTGCGTTCTGGTGCGACGGACGGATACGGGGGGAGGTGTTGCGAATCCTGACGGCCGTTGATTCGAAGTCACGGGAACACTATGACTCCACTTTGTTTTCCCAGGGAGAAGCACAAACTGGTGCCTGCACTTCCCGTAGCACCATCTATACGGCCAGTATCGCCGCCGGAATGATGCTGCACCAGTTCACCCGCTGGCTGCGAAATATTTCTACTGATGACGATATGACGCTCAACCTGTTGGCTGGAGAGACAATATTAGACGGATGA
- a CDS encoding Mov34/MPN/PAD-1 family protein, translating into MPHPRTQPLTRRLLQRSRRKRPKQRKTRPLRFSPYAWAKLIYLRDRGPTEVGGFGITEPDDPKFVQDIVLVEQTCTDITVAFDDTAVADFFDDQIDAGRHPEQFGRVWIHTHPGNSARPSQVDVETFARVFGNCDWAVMFILARNGATYAELKHSGRSKAEKLSVGVDFKPQFAASNHSAWEDEYRQSVHEALLSPLWGLSEWFEDEIACSEQWPVFPI; encoded by the coding sequence ATGCCACACCCGAGAACCCAGCCCCTGACACGACGCCTGTTGCAGCGTTCCCGGCGGAAACGTCCGAAGCAGCGCAAAACACGTCCGCTACGGTTCAGTCCGTATGCCTGGGCCAAGTTGATCTACCTGCGTGACCGGGGACCGACCGAAGTGGGTGGTTTTGGAATTACCGAACCGGACGATCCGAAATTCGTCCAAGACATCGTACTGGTCGAGCAAACCTGCACCGACATCACGGTCGCCTTTGACGATACTGCCGTCGCCGATTTCTTTGACGACCAGATTGATGCAGGACGGCACCCTGAACAGTTTGGGCGGGTCTGGATACACACGCACCCTGGTAATTCCGCTCGCCCCAGTCAGGTGGATGTGGAAACATTCGCCCGTGTCTTTGGGAACTGTGACTGGGCGGTGATGTTCATACTCGCCCGTAATGGAGCCACTTACGCAGAGTTAAAGCACTCCGGCAGATCGAAGGCGGAGAAACTGTCTGTCGGCGTTGATTTCAAACCGCAGTTTGCTGCCAGCAATCACAGTGCCTGGGAGGATGAGTACCGTCAGAGTGTTCACGAGGCACTGCTGTCCCCACTCTGGGGCCTGTCCGAATGGTTTGAGGATGAAATTGCCTGTTCGGAGCAGTGGCCCGTTTTTCCTATCTGA
- a CDS encoding MoaD/ThiS family protein, translating into MQILFINNDGSGFADQIQIAEGMTVEALFQQRVSHGRPQDYLIRVNRQPTTADYILQEGDRVSITPVKIEGATSRQIINVYYLPSSLQYGPPWEPDNVLTAICSSPL; encoded by the coding sequence ATGCAGATCTTATTCATCAACAACGACGGCTCAGGTTTTGCAGATCAGATTCAGATCGCAGAAGGCATGACAGTGGAAGCCCTGTTTCAGCAGCGGGTTTCACACGGCCGTCCCCAGGACTACCTGATCCGCGTCAACCGTCAGCCGACCACCGCCGACTATATCTTGCAGGAGGGCGATCGCGTTTCGATCACACCTGTGAAGATCGAGGGGGCGACATCTCGACAGATTATAAATGTTTATTATCTACCATCATCTCTTCAATACGGGCCCCCATGGGAGCCCGACAACGTCTTAACAGCCATATGCTCATCACCGCTCTGA
- a CDS encoding AAA family ATPase: MKLRNRLTEYIRACFTGIWIESYEHQEVLTEIAALCRDEQWQLATWDIDAGLKIPGQPDPEASGSDPLAAIRAVNALATPDGTAIIVLQNFHRFMQSAEVVQALLRQINAGKQNRSIVMVLAPVVQIPTELEKMFVVVEHELPDRGQLEEIARGIATEAGEMPEGNALQLVLDASAGLTRMEAENAFSLSLVRQGRITADAVWELKTQALKKSGLLSLYRGEDDFSHLGGLTALKTFCRRALQQPSCDDPRKRPRGVLLLSPPGCGKSHFCKALGQEVGRPVLNLDVGNLLGSLVGQSEARTRQALSVIEAMAPCVAMIDEVEKAFSGLNGNGDSGVSSRMFGTFLSWLADHQSDVFVVCTANDVSKLPPEFGRSERFDGIFFLDLPGLEQKNQIWEQYIRLFGLNPEQERPEDTDWTGAEIRSCCRLAGLLDVTLLEARLYVVPIAVTAAESVEQLRTWANDRCLDADRPGIFHWESPRRTSRRSIKHLSSIN, encoded by the coding sequence TTGAAACTACGAAACCGACTGACAGAATATATCCGGGCCTGCTTTACGGGAATCTGGATTGAATCTTACGAACACCAGGAAGTCCTGACCGAAATTGCAGCGCTCTGTCGTGACGAACAGTGGCAACTGGCGACCTGGGATATCGATGCGGGATTGAAGATCCCCGGTCAGCCTGATCCAGAAGCATCCGGTTCTGATCCTCTGGCGGCGATCCGTGCAGTCAATGCGCTGGCGACACCTGACGGAACTGCGATTATCGTTCTACAGAATTTCCATCGGTTCATGCAATCGGCAGAAGTCGTCCAGGCCTTGTTGCGTCAGATCAATGCCGGAAAGCAAAACCGCTCAATTGTAATGGTGCTGGCCCCAGTCGTTCAGATTCCGACCGAACTGGAAAAAATGTTTGTTGTGGTTGAACATGAGTTACCCGATCGGGGACAGCTGGAAGAAATCGCCCGGGGGATCGCCACCGAGGCAGGGGAGATGCCTGAGGGAAATGCACTCCAGCTGGTTCTTGATGCCTCAGCCGGCCTGACCCGGATGGAGGCTGAGAACGCCTTCAGCCTGAGCCTCGTGCGACAGGGACGTATCACTGCTGACGCCGTCTGGGAACTCAAGACTCAGGCCCTGAAAAAGAGTGGTCTGTTGTCACTGTACCGGGGTGAGGACGATTTCAGCCATCTGGGAGGCCTCACAGCCCTCAAAACGTTCTGTAGGCGGGCTTTGCAGCAACCGAGCTGCGATGATCCCAGGAAGCGTCCACGGGGCGTTCTGTTGCTGTCTCCGCCCGGCTGCGGTAAATCCCATTTTTGTAAGGCTCTGGGGCAGGAGGTAGGGCGTCCTGTACTAAACCTGGATGTGGGGAACCTCCTCGGTTCGCTGGTAGGGCAGTCGGAGGCGCGGACACGGCAGGCGTTAAGCGTGATCGAGGCGATGGCTCCCTGTGTGGCGATGATCGACGAGGTCGAGAAGGCGTTTTCCGGTCTGAACGGTAATGGCGACTCCGGTGTTTCCTCCCGTATGTTCGGGACCTTTTTGTCCTGGCTGGCCGATCATCAGTCTGATGTGTTCGTAGTTTGTACGGCGAATGACGTTTCCAAACTACCGCCGGAATTCGGACGCAGCGAACGGTTTGACGGAATCTTCTTTCTGGATCTACCAGGACTGGAACAGAAAAATCAGATCTGGGAACAGTACATTCGGTTATTCGGGCTCAATCCGGAGCAGGAACGTCCCGAAGATACGGACTGGACTGGTGCTGAGATCCGCAGTTGCTGCCGGCTGGCGGGCCTGCTCGATGTGACATTGCTGGAAGCACGGCTCTACGTGGTTCCCATCGCAGTGACTGCGGCTGAGTCTGTCGAGCAGTTGCGAACGTGGGCCAACGATCGTTGTCTGGATGCTGACCGGCCCGGCATCTTCCATTGGGAATCTCCCAGGAGAACATCCCGTCGAAGTATTAAACACCTTTCTTCAATCAACTGA
- a CDS encoding DUF2997 domain-containing protein, translated as MTRIIEITVAPDGQTRVETRGFSGAGCREASRFLESALGKRTEEQLTAEYHQQAGQHQTNQQRS; from the coding sequence ATGACTCGAATCATTGAGATCACCGTCGCCCCAGATGGCCAGACCCGCGTGGAAACCAGAGGCTTTTCCGGAGCAGGGTGCCGCGAAGCCAGCCGGTTTCTTGAATCAGCGCTCGGGAAGCGAACAGAGGAGCAGCTGACTGCAGAATACCACCAACAGGCAGGCCAACATCAAACCAATCAGCAACGCTCCTGA
- a CDS encoding DUF1257 domain-containing protein, protein MSHIVQIQTEVRDPVAISAACERLKLPPPVQGTFKLFSSQATGLGIELPQWRYPVVCDIASGKLQYDNFEGRWGDQSYLNQFLQSYAVEKTRIEARRKGHTVTEQAQADGSIRLTVQVRGAV, encoded by the coding sequence ATGTCTCACATTGTCCAAATCCAAACGGAGGTACGTGACCCGGTTGCCATTTCTGCAGCGTGTGAACGTCTCAAGCTGCCACCGCCGGTGCAGGGGACATTCAAACTCTTTAGCAGTCAGGCGACCGGACTGGGGATAGAACTGCCGCAGTGGCGGTATCCTGTCGTCTGTGACATTGCCAGTGGCAAGCTGCAATATGACAACTTCGAGGGACGTTGGGGGGATCAGAGCTACCTGAATCAGTTTCTACAGTCGTATGCCGTTGAAAAAACTCGGATTGAAGCACGCCGTAAGGGGCACACCGTGACCGAGCAGGCCCAGGCAGATGGTTCCATCAGGCTCACGGTTCAGGTAAGAGGTGCTGTATGA
- a CDS encoding helix-turn-helix domain-containing protein codes for MAKRKDILVRFGQRVRELRREQGYSQEKFAYACELDRTYVGGIERGERNLSLRNIERIAETLDISLAELMDGV; via the coding sequence ATGGCAAAACGAAAAGATATTCTGGTAAGATTTGGACAGCGGGTCCGTGAACTGCGCAGAGAGCAAGGTTACTCGCAGGAGAAGTTTGCGTATGCCTGCGAGCTGGACCGGACCTACGTCGGCGGGATTGAACGGGGAGAACGGAATCTTTCCCTAAGGAATATCGAGCGGATCGCAGAGACACTCGACATCAGTCTGGCAGAGCTGATGGATGGTGTTTGA
- the drmD gene encoding DISARM system SNF2-like helicase DrmD has product MGQVAEKLTPGQIARVRQRTYLVEEIVKPKRVADSTLVRLSCVDDDNQGQPLEVLWEKELDPEILTGEAWEEVASKGFDDTRLFSAYLNTLKWNCVTSTDPKLFQSPFRAGIRLDAYQLEPLRKALLLPRVNLFIADDVGLGKTIEAGLIAREMLLRKKVKEIFVSCPPSMLLQWKEELEARFGLTFEILDKEYMKRVRRERGFSVNPWGTHTRFLVSHRLLIDETYAGPLRDHLGTFRSGSLFILDEAHHAAPSSGAKYAIDSQITRAVRDLAPRFEHRLFLSATPHNGHSNSFSALLEILDPQRFCRGVPVTAKHRDEVIVRRIKEDIREIQGGFPKRNVVQISIDGLLADAPELRLSRLLQEYRQTREERLKNETKRKQAASGLLITGLQQRLLSSIEAFARTLKVHRKTVKRQWEKLQEDSAADEHDLRTLDLLTGIVDSDDDRATLEEDLLQAEEDAQFEAVSSATMGPLEDMSAKDLFEHEQKLLDEMTEVAEQSRGKSDARTEKLIEWVRENMCPELGRPGAEWNETRALIFTEYDDTKRYLVSRLEAAINGSDRAEQRIQIFHGPTPPQKREEIKKAFNTDPRKHPVRILIATDAAREGLNLQAYCHNLFHFDVPWNPSRMEQRNGRIDRKLQSSPEVFCHYFVYQQRPEDRILQVLVRKTETIKEELGSLSQVIDSNLAKTLTQGIRHEFLDSLESEIESADLDDSRRSAIEQDLESARQRQQDLREQIDHLRTLLEKSRKSIGLSEEHFQAAITSSLQLLDVEGLQQTQDENGLACFEFPAIDERSGADPTWAETMDTLRVPRKRDQKLWDWRHSSPIRPVVFEDPGLVGDDYVHMHLEQRVVQRLLGRFTAQGFVLHDLSRACFAQAKDSIPRVILLGRLCLYGMGAARLHEELIPVTARWTDPEIRKKPLTPYGKDTETKTLSLLDDSLLKAGGMQLTQEIISQLQQAAAGDIHDLLPHLETRGAEYAAEAEQKLASRGEAEAKAMREILQTQQKHIDSTIKRISKLNPKQMQLDFGDEEDEIQQLNANKRYWGKRLEEIKEELKTEPARIQELYTVKARRVEPVGLVYLWPVTG; this is encoded by the coding sequence ATGGGCCAAGTAGCTGAGAAGTTAACCCCTGGTCAGATCGCTCGCGTCAGGCAGCGAACTTACCTGGTCGAGGAAATAGTCAAACCCAAACGCGTCGCTGATAGTACTCTGGTTCGCCTTTCTTGTGTCGATGATGATAACCAGGGGCAGCCTCTCGAAGTTCTTTGGGAGAAAGAACTGGATCCCGAAATTCTAACGGGGGAGGCTTGGGAAGAAGTCGCTTCGAAAGGCTTTGACGATACCAGACTCTTCTCCGCCTATCTGAATACGTTGAAGTGGAACTGCGTGACTTCCACTGATCCGAAGCTGTTTCAATCCCCTTTCCGGGCTGGAATTCGGCTCGACGCATATCAGCTGGAGCCCCTCCGCAAAGCACTGCTGCTGCCCCGCGTCAATCTGTTTATTGCTGATGATGTCGGTCTGGGGAAAACGATCGAAGCCGGGCTGATCGCCCGCGAGATGCTGTTGCGCAAGAAGGTCAAAGAAATCTTCGTATCCTGCCCCCCTTCCATGCTCCTGCAATGGAAGGAAGAACTGGAGGCCCGCTTCGGTCTGACTTTTGAAATTCTTGATAAAGAGTACATGAAACGAGTCCGGCGCGAACGGGGCTTCAGCGTCAATCCCTGGGGGACACACACGCGATTTCTGGTCTCGCATCGGTTACTGATTGATGAGACTTATGCCGGCCCGCTACGCGATCATTTGGGAACATTCCGAAGTGGATCACTGTTTATCCTGGATGAAGCGCATCATGCCGCTCCTTCCAGTGGTGCTAAATATGCGATTGACTCCCAGATTACCCGTGCCGTCCGCGACCTGGCTCCTCGGTTTGAGCATCGTCTTTTCCTTTCGGCGACGCCTCATAACGGGCACTCCAACAGTTTCTCTGCGCTGTTGGAAATTCTCGACCCCCAGCGATTCTGTCGAGGAGTTCCTGTCACGGCAAAACATCGAGATGAAGTAATTGTACGTCGTATTAAGGAAGACATCCGCGAAATTCAGGGTGGTTTTCCGAAAAGGAATGTCGTACAGATCAGTATCGACGGCCTCTTGGCTGATGCGCCGGAACTGCGACTTTCACGCTTACTCCAGGAATACCGTCAAACACGCGAGGAACGGCTGAAAAATGAAACAAAACGCAAGCAGGCGGCTTCAGGATTATTAATCACCGGCCTGCAGCAACGTCTGCTCTCCTCGATCGAAGCATTTGCTCGCACCTTGAAAGTTCATCGGAAAACCGTCAAACGGCAGTGGGAGAAACTTCAGGAAGATTCGGCTGCGGATGAGCATGACCTCAGAACATTGGACCTGCTAACGGGAATTGTAGATTCCGATGATGATCGGGCCACTCTCGAAGAAGACCTGCTCCAGGCTGAGGAAGATGCCCAGTTTGAAGCTGTTTCCTCTGCCACGATGGGGCCGCTGGAAGACATGTCGGCAAAAGACCTGTTTGAGCATGAACAGAAACTTTTGGATGAAATGACTGAAGTCGCGGAGCAGTCCCGTGGAAAGTCAGATGCCCGTACTGAGAAGCTGATCGAGTGGGTTCGAGAGAATATGTGTCCGGAACTGGGGAGGCCCGGGGCCGAATGGAATGAAACGCGTGCTCTGATCTTTACAGAATACGATGATACCAAGCGGTACCTGGTTAGCCGCCTGGAAGCAGCAATTAATGGGAGCGATCGGGCTGAGCAGCGAATCCAGATCTTTCACGGTCCTACTCCCCCTCAAAAGCGAGAAGAGATCAAAAAGGCGTTTAATACGGACCCGCGCAAGCATCCGGTTCGCATCCTGATTGCCACCGATGCCGCCCGTGAAGGCCTCAACCTGCAGGCCTACTGTCACAATCTGTTCCATTTCGACGTTCCCTGGAACCCCAGTCGTATGGAGCAACGGAATGGACGTATTGACCGCAAATTGCAATCCAGCCCGGAAGTCTTCTGTCATTATTTTGTCTATCAGCAACGTCCGGAAGATCGCATTTTGCAGGTGTTGGTTCGCAAGACGGAAACGATTAAGGAAGAATTGGGAAGCCTCTCCCAGGTAATCGACTCGAATCTGGCGAAAACGTTGACTCAGGGGATCAGGCATGAATTTCTGGACTCGCTTGAAAGTGAAATCGAATCTGCCGACCTGGATGACTCCCGACGTTCGGCGATCGAGCAGGATTTGGAGTCAGCTCGTCAGCGTCAACAGGACCTGCGCGAACAGATCGACCATTTAAGGACACTGCTGGAAAAATCTCGCAAGAGTATTGGACTGAGTGAAGAGCATTTTCAGGCAGCAATTACCAGTTCCCTGCAACTGCTGGATGTAGAGGGCTTACAGCAGACTCAGGACGAAAATGGACTTGCCTGTTTTGAGTTTCCTGCCATTGATGAAAGATCCGGCGCGGATCCGACCTGGGCAGAGACGATGGACACCCTGCGTGTCCCCCGCAAAAGGGATCAGAAGCTCTGGGACTGGCGGCATTCTTCCCCTATCAGGCCCGTCGTTTTCGAAGATCCGGGCCTGGTAGGAGATGATTATGTCCATATGCATCTCGAACAGCGCGTCGTTCAACGGCTGCTCGGTCGCTTCACGGCCCAGGGTTTTGTCCTGCATGACCTCTCACGTGCCTGTTTCGCGCAGGCGAAAGACTCGATTCCACGCGTGATTCTGCTGGGGCGTTTGTGCCTGTACGGCATGGGAGCAGCCCGCCTGCATGAAGAGCTGATTCCCGTTACCGCCCGCTGGACTGATCCGGAAATACGCAAAAAACCCCTGACTCCTTATGGGAAAGACACGGAAACGAAGACCCTTTCTCTGCTGGATGATTCACTGTTGAAAGCCGGGGGCATGCAGCTGACGCAGGAAATCATCAGCCAACTGCAACAGGCCGCGGCTGGCGATATTCACGATCTCCTGCCCCACTTGGAAACGCGTGGTGCTGAATATGCTGCGGAAGCAGAACAGAAACTGGCCTCCCGTGGAGAAGCGGAAGCAAAAGCCATGCGGGAAATTCTGCAGACCCAACAGAAGCACATCGACTCAACAATCAAACGTATCTCCAAACTGAACCCCAAGCAGATGCAGCTGGATTTCGGCGATGAAGAAGATGAAATCCAGCAGCTGAATGCCAACAAGCGTTATTGGGGTAAACGTCTGGAAGAAATAAAAGAAGAACTGAAGACCGAACCTGCGCGAATCCAGGAACTCTACACGGTCAAAGCCCGTCGCGTTGAACCGGTGGGATTGGTTTATCTCTGGCCGGTGACGGGATGA